A portion of the Gammaproteobacteria bacterium genome contains these proteins:
- a CDS encoding radical SAM protein produces the protein MAGPPTAVLPTLGRDGFSEPSTTPSLRWVAEGVSADSGAAPGLPHIVAWNLTRRCNLECAHCYISAGAWHLAETELSTAECHRVLDQVLEVNPNPVLILSGGEPLLRDDLEEIAARASAGGATVVVGTNGTRLTDHRIESLMEAGVKGVAVSVDSLVDTYHDRFRHGSGALSDTLAAVDRLAAHRLDFIVQTSVTRGNRAEVAGIAAWAESRGAVSFNLYFLVPTGRGERMQGLSPEENEAVLAELVELERKYRGRMMVRSKCQPQIMRHVIEGGEESPLLNYGTRCPCGVHYCRITPEGKVTPCPYTPVVAGDLTTTPFRQVWESSPVFARLRGGELGGRCGRCEYRSVCGGCRARAHALTGDLLGPDDSCAYEPAGDRAVIEPRRAVVYGDDTSPGLPWTEEARARLSVVPSFVRGVVSERVESFARKRGYTSVTADVMAEVRRGMPVDFSRRLPFFLRNQMSAAASRDGTPEEDDVPRS, from the coding sequence ATGGCCGGTCCGCCCACCGCCGTTCTGCCCACCCTGGGCCGGGACGGCTTCTCCGAACCCTCCACCACTCCCTCCCTGCGCTGGGTCGCGGAAGGCGTATCGGCGGATTCGGGGGCGGCGCCGGGTCTCCCGCACATCGTCGCGTGGAATCTCACCCGGCGCTGCAACCTGGAGTGCGCGCACTGCTACATCTCCGCGGGGGCGTGGCACCTGGCCGAAACGGAGCTGTCCACCGCGGAATGTCATCGGGTGCTCGACCAGGTTCTGGAGGTCAACCCGAATCCGGTGCTCATTCTCTCGGGTGGGGAGCCCCTCCTGCGCGACGACCTGGAAGAGATCGCCGCCCGGGCGAGCGCCGGCGGGGCCACCGTGGTGGTGGGCACCAACGGCACCCGCCTCACCGACCACCGCATCGAGTCGCTCATGGAGGCGGGGGTGAAGGGGGTCGCGGTCAGCGTGGACTCGCTGGTCGACACCTACCACGACCGCTTCCGCCACGGGTCGGGGGCGCTCTCCGACACCCTGGCCGCGGTGGACCGGCTGGCCGCCCACCGCCTGGACTTCATCGTCCAGACCAGCGTGACCCGGGGCAACCGGGCGGAGGTGGCCGGGATCGCCGCCTGGGCGGAGAGCCGGGGCGCGGTCTCGTTCAACCTGTACTTCCTGGTTCCGACCGGGCGCGGGGAGCGCATGCAGGGCCTCTCTCCGGAAGAGAACGAGGCGGTGCTGGCCGAGCTGGTGGAACTCGAGCGCAAGTACCGGGGCCGCATGATGGTGCGCTCCAAGTGCCAGCCGCAGATCATGCGCCACGTGATCGAGGGCGGAGAGGAGTCGCCGCTGCTCAACTACGGCACCCGCTGCCCGTGCGGCGTCCACTACTGCCGCATCACCCCCGAAGGGAAGGTCACCCCCTGTCCCTACACGCCGGTGGTCGCGGGCGACCTCACCACCACCCCCTTCCGCCAGGTGTGGGAGTCGTCTCCCGTCTTCGCCCGGCTGCGGGGCGGCGAACTGGGCGGGCGGTGCGGGCGCTGCGAGTACCGTTCGGTGTGCGGGGGCTGCCGGGCGCGCGCCCACGCCCTGACCGGCGACCTGCTCGGCCCCGACGATTCCTGCGCCTACGAACCGGCCGGCGACCGGGCGGTGATCGAGCCGCGGCGAGCGGTCGTGTACGGCGACGACACCTCCCCGGGGCTTCCCTGGACCGAAGAGGCGCGCGCGCGCCTGTCCGTGGTGCCCAGTTTCGTGCGCGGCGTGGTGTCCGAGCGCGTCGAGTCGTTCGCGCGCAAGCGCGGGTACACGAGTGTGACCGCCGACGTGATGGCGGAGGTGCGCCGCGGCATGCCGGTTGATTTCTCCAGGCGACTGCCTTTCTTCCTACGCAACCAGATGTCCGCGGCCGCATCGCGTGACGGGACTCCGGAGGAAGACGATGTTCCCCGGAGTTGA
- a CDS encoding universal stress protein has product MYREIFVPVDNSPWSDWAVDRAIELANRSEGRITGNHVYAARLHDIRFRQLETGLPAQFQTEAEIKRQRKIHDKLIEKGLQLISDSFLDQVDKRCQKAGVPLTRQLLEGINYEELVSEVNSGEGHLPSLIGFDPNIASSYDGGDKVRSDVRLGDDGRIVAEDEDHDEKLAGSSGRAYDLMVIGAHGIGYQPYSQLGGVVARVLQKVEKDAFVVRNERPLAGGSFMVCVDGSAYSYKAMRLALEMASEYGAKLYVGSSFDVEYHHAVFGNIKDVLSVQASKIFKFEEQEELHNNIIDKGLLKLAQANVKRARIMAEEYPEVEVETQVLIGKPFQVILQWAEEVDPSVLILARHGAHRIEGTDLGSQAHNLLRQSNANILLIGTTDVRPEEIPWIEEDGEMGLEWAPEAEVRILRVPPFALGIARKAVEEYVLENWRPGEDPSRPSANGSSAADGAGANGAPGARANGSNGAEPPVLEPGRDTGATLPMVTSKWLDEAIAKLLPTHMQLIMGIGTAEELALAEVKAAEAMKRTVVEGSDADSVSANPTIEVTCPYTGHVHERTRTAADPVVWTEEAFDRLGAVPLIARPLARNTVERFARDHDFWRITTRVMDENKQAMMEADTFDTDTMLVMFRELQTKQLKAAAEGVDGLTPEMRKFIDEAKASGVTRCPIRDVAEQADDCPVDFKTVSPADAKAAVEQFMRREGA; this is encoded by the coding sequence ATGTACCGTGAGATCTTCGTGCCGGTGGACAACTCACCCTGGTCGGACTGGGCGGTGGATCGCGCCATCGAACTCGCAAACCGTTCCGAGGGCCGCATCACCGGAAACCACGTTTACGCCGCACGCCTGCACGACATCCGCTTCCGCCAGCTGGAGACCGGCCTCCCCGCCCAGTTTCAGACCGAGGCCGAGATCAAGCGCCAGCGCAAGATCCACGACAAGCTGATCGAGAAGGGGCTGCAGCTCATCTCCGACTCCTTCCTTGACCAGGTGGACAAGCGGTGCCAGAAAGCCGGCGTTCCTCTCACGCGGCAGCTTCTGGAGGGCATCAACTACGAGGAGCTGGTGAGCGAGGTGAATTCGGGGGAGGGCCACCTGCCGAGCCTCATCGGCTTCGACCCCAACATCGCCTCGAGCTACGACGGGGGCGACAAGGTGCGCAGCGACGTGCGCCTGGGCGATGACGGCCGCATCGTCGCGGAGGACGAGGATCACGACGAGAAGCTGGCGGGATCGAGTGGCCGCGCCTACGACCTGATGGTGATCGGGGCGCACGGGATCGGCTATCAGCCCTACTCGCAGCTCGGCGGCGTGGTGGCGCGCGTGCTGCAGAAAGTGGAAAAGGATGCCTTCGTGGTGCGGAACGAACGGCCGCTCGCCGGGGGCAGCTTCATGGTGTGCGTGGACGGCTCCGCGTACAGCTACAAGGCCATGCGCCTCGCCCTGGAGATGGCGTCGGAGTACGGCGCGAAGCTCTACGTGGGCTCATCCTTCGATGTCGAATACCATCACGCGGTCTTCGGCAACATCAAGGACGTGCTCTCGGTGCAGGCCTCGAAGATCTTCAAGTTCGAGGAGCAGGAGGAGCTTCACAACAACATCATCGACAAGGGCCTGCTCAAGCTCGCCCAGGCGAACGTGAAGCGGGCGCGCATCATGGCGGAGGAGTACCCGGAGGTCGAAGTCGAGACCCAGGTGCTCATCGGCAAGCCCTTCCAGGTCATCCTGCAGTGGGCCGAGGAAGTCGATCCCAGCGTGCTGATCCTCGCGCGCCACGGGGCGCACCGCATCGAGGGCACGGACCTGGGGTCCCAGGCGCACAACCTGCTCAGGCAGTCGAACGCGAACATCCTTCTCATCGGCACCACCGACGTTCGTCCCGAGGAGATTCCCTGGATCGAGGAAGATGGCGAGATGGGGCTCGAGTGGGCTCCGGAGGCGGAGGTCCGCATCCTGCGCGTCCCGCCCTTCGCGCTCGGCATCGCCCGCAAGGCGGTGGAGGAGTACGTGCTGGAGAACTGGCGCCCGGGCGAAGACCCGTCCCGGCCCTCCGCCAACGGATCCAGTGCCGCCGATGGAGCAGGGGCGAACGGTGCCCCGGGCGCGCGGGCCAACGGATCCAACGGGGCCGAACCCCCGGTCCTGGAGCCCGGGCGCGACACCGGCGCCACCCTGCCCATGGTGACCAGCAAGTGGCTGGACGAGGCGATCGCAAAGCTGCTGCCCACCCACATGCAGCTCATCATGGGGATCGGCACGGCCGAGGAGCTCGCCCTGGCCGAAGTGAAGGCGGCGGAGGCCATGAAGCGCACGGTGGTGGAGGGCAGCGACGCCGATTCGGTGTCCGCCAACCCGACCATCGAGGTGACGTGCCCCTACACCGGGCACGTGCATGAGCGAACGCGCACCGCCGCCGACCCGGTGGTATGGACCGAGGAGGCCTTCGACCGGCTGGGCGCGGTGCCTCTCATCGCCCGCCCCCTGGCCCGCAACACGGTGGAGCGCTTCGCCCGCGACCACGACTTCTGGCGCATCACCACGCGGGTCATGGACGAGAACAAGCAGGCCATGATGGAGGCCGACACCTTCGACACCGACACCATGCTGGTCATGTTCCGGGAGCTGCAGACGAAGCAGCTCAAGGCCGCCGCCGAGGGCGTCGACGGCCTGACCCCGGAGATGCGCAAGTTCATCGACGAGGCAAAGGCGTCCGGGGTGACTCGTTGCCCGATCCGGGACGTGGCCGAGCAGGCGGACGACTGCCCCGTCGACTTCAAGACCGTAAGCCCCGCCGACGCGAAGGCGGCCGTCGAGCAGTTCATGCGGCGAGAAGGAGCTTGA
- a CDS encoding PCP reductase family protein has product MKFLCIQCDHIMAFAERQLPGDGTLAAVFECSACGREIAMLTNPMETQLVSSMGIEIGGRTVPEQPMELVRGNLDGGRDDAFVEEERPAPARPGRVEWTPAAVDRLGRVPSFVRGMVKRIYTDYARERGIERMTPEVMDTARSDLGLEGM; this is encoded by the coding sequence ATGAAGTTCCTCTGCATCCAGTGCGATCACATCATGGCCTTCGCGGAGCGCCAACTGCCCGGAGACGGCACCCTGGCGGCGGTGTTCGAATGTTCCGCTTGCGGCCGCGAGATCGCCATGCTCACCAACCCCATGGAAACGCAGCTGGTGAGCAGCATGGGCATCGAGATCGGGGGCCGGACGGTGCCCGAACAGCCGATGGAGCTGGTGCGCGGCAACCTGGACGGAGGACGCGACGACGCCTTCGTGGAGGAGGAGCGCCCCGCTCCCGCCCGTCCCGGCCGGGTCGAGTGGACCCCGGCGGCGGTGGATCGGCTCGGCCGGGTGCCGTCCTTCGTGCGCGGCATGGTGAAGCGCATCTACACCGACTACGCCCGCGAACGGGGCATCGAGCGCATGACCCCGGAGGTCATGGACACGGCGCGTTCGGACCTGGGGCTGGAGGGAATGTGA
- a CDS encoding P-loop NTPase yields MRKIRTYHEVESQTGDLLVDQIRGQRRRLDSRLAGIRNLVAVGSGKGGVGKSLVTANLAAALAAEGCTVGALDADLNGPSLARMLGASGKRLVDGAEGVVPAPAAGGVRVMSMELLQSEADAPLRWRAPSGDGFLWQSSIETGAVREFLSDVAWGDLDFLLMDLPPGTDKMERVFQLLPGLETLLLVTTPSEMSRRVVARAARLAREQGIPTVGLVANMTEYVCPCCGYSDPLFPGDGVARLAAATGLEIWGRIPFDPRLGEASDRGVPAVVASEDSPSARAFRALARRIAEPREAGEEQAR; encoded by the coding sequence ATGAGAAAGATCCGCACCTACCACGAGGTGGAATCGCAGACGGGCGACCTGCTCGTGGATCAGATCAGGGGCCAGCGGCGGCGGCTCGACAGCCGGCTGGCCGGGATTCGCAATCTGGTCGCCGTCGGCAGCGGCAAGGGAGGGGTGGGCAAGAGCCTGGTGACCGCGAACCTGGCTGCCGCCCTGGCCGCGGAAGGCTGCACGGTCGGCGCGCTGGACGCGGACCTGAACGGCCCGTCGCTGGCCCGCATGCTGGGTGCGTCCGGGAAGCGGCTGGTGGATGGGGCGGAGGGTGTGGTTCCGGCGCCGGCCGCAGGGGGTGTCCGGGTGATGTCGATGGAGCTGCTGCAGAGCGAGGCCGACGCTCCGCTGCGCTGGCGGGCGCCCTCCGGTGACGGCTTCCTGTGGCAGAGTTCCATCGAAACCGGTGCCGTGCGCGAGTTTCTGTCCGACGTGGCGTGGGGTGACCTCGACTTCCTGCTGATGGATCTGCCTCCGGGTACCGACAAGATGGAGCGCGTCTTCCAGCTCCTGCCGGGACTCGAGACGCTGCTTCTGGTGACGACTCCGTCCGAGATGTCCCGCCGGGTGGTGGCCCGGGCGGCGCGTCTGGCGCGCGAGCAGGGAATCCCGACGGTAGGCCTGGTGGCGAACATGACCGAATACGTCTGCCCGTGCTGCGGTTACTCGGATCCGCTCTTTCCCGGAGACGGCGTCGCCCGCCTGGCCGCAGCCACCGGTCTGGAGATCTGGGGCCGGATCCCCTTCGATCCCCGTCTGGGCGAAGCGTCCGACCGCGGGGTTCCCGCCGTGGTCGCCAGCGAAGATTCGCCGAGCGCGCGCGCCTTCCGGGCGCTGGCGCGGAGGATCGCCGAACCCCGAGAGGCGGGGGAGGAGCAAGCCCGATGA
- a CDS encoding ferredoxin — translation MSDIDERRTGDLLIRIDRDLCVGFGDCIEAAEAAFELDDEGIATFRAGIDEVDRETLLAACDECPVDAISVLDADGTQLVP, via the coding sequence GTGAGCGACATTGACGAGCGACGGACAGGAGACCTTCTGATCCGGATCGACCGGGATCTCTGCGTGGGCTTCGGCGACTGCATCGAGGCCGCCGAAGCCGCCTTCGAGTTGGATGACGAGGGGATTGCGACGTTCAGGGCGGGGATCGACGAAGTGGACCGCGAGACTCTGTTGGCCGCCTGCGACGAGTGCCCGGTTGACGCGATTTCCGTACTCGATGCCGACGGAACCCAGCTCGTGCCCTGA
- the hemA gene encoding glutamyl-tRNA reductase, which yields MELLVFGTNHRVAPAAARDQLALSGEETRELLGTLVDGADGDRVVRESVVLSTCTRTEIFAWTREPARAIELMRHRLRDVKDNDAVSTSRHTFSLSGREGVHHLFRVAAGLDSLMIGEPQVLGQVRQAYALAEEEGTCGPYLTRLFQSAVRTGKRARAETDIGKGSASVAFAAVRLATNILPDLSEQAVLVVGAGRTGAQAARNFAAKRPRSLTIVNRSAARAQAVADEFGATARPFDELHAALKRASVVVTATSAPNPVITAATLCAIMRERGRRPLVIIDIANPRDVESSAGRIPNVFLRDLDSLGDIVQENLIRRSKQIPHVERIVEEELQNFVDWFDTLQVVPVLRSLRESFYRIADEEVRRHLPGFDESSRDRLERYTRSLVARLLHQPTCHLRELDLETSEGVSSLAAVKEIFQLTPDEPVESNGEHAPNGAG from the coding sequence GTGGAACTCCTGGTATTCGGGACCAACCACAGGGTCGCCCCGGCCGCGGCCCGGGACCAGTTGGCGCTTTCCGGCGAAGAAACGCGCGAGTTGCTCGGAACGCTCGTCGACGGCGCGGACGGCGACCGCGTGGTTCGCGAGAGCGTGGTCCTGTCCACCTGCACGCGCACCGAGATCTTCGCCTGGACGCGCGAGCCGGCTCGGGCCATCGAACTGATGCGTCACAGGCTGCGCGACGTAAAGGACAACGACGCCGTATCCACCTCGCGTCACACGTTCTCCCTCAGCGGGCGCGAGGGAGTTCATCACCTCTTCCGCGTGGCCGCCGGACTCGATTCGCTCATGATCGGCGAGCCGCAGGTGCTGGGACAGGTGCGGCAGGCCTACGCCCTGGCTGAGGAGGAGGGAACCTGCGGGCCGTATCTGACCCGGCTGTTCCAGTCCGCCGTGCGCACGGGGAAGCGGGCGCGCGCGGAAACGGATATCGGCAAGGGATCGGCGTCGGTGGCGTTCGCCGCGGTGCGGCTGGCAACCAACATTCTCCCCGACCTGTCCGAGCAGGCGGTGCTGGTGGTGGGCGCGGGACGCACCGGCGCCCAGGCCGCGCGCAACTTCGCCGCGAAACGACCCCGCAGCCTGACCATCGTGAATCGTTCCGCCGCACGCGCGCAGGCGGTCGCGGACGAGTTCGGCGCGACCGCGCGGCCCTTCGACGAACTCCACGCCGCGCTGAAGCGGGCCAGCGTCGTGGTGACCGCGACCTCGGCCCCGAATCCGGTCATCACCGCCGCAACGCTCTGCGCCATCATGCGCGAGCGCGGTCGAAGGCCGCTGGTGATCATCGACATCGCCAACCCCAGGGATGTCGAATCCAGCGCTGGCCGCATTCCCAACGTCTTCCTGCGCGACCTGGACAGCCTGGGCGACATCGTGCAGGAGAACCTGATCCGCCGCAGCAAGCAGATTCCCCACGTCGAGCGCATTGTCGAGGAGGAACTCCAGAACTTCGTCGACTGGTTCGACACGCTGCAGGTGGTTCCGGTGCTCCGGTCGCTGCGCGAGAGCTTCTACAGGATCGCGGACGAGGAAGTGCGCCGGCACCTGCCCGGTTTCGACGAGTCGAGCCGCGACCGCCTGGAGCGCTACACCCGCTCGCTGGTGGCCCGGCTTCTGCACCAGCCCACCTGCCACCTGCGCGAGCTCGACCTGGAGACTTCCGAGGGGGTTTCCAGTCTGGCGGCGGTCAAGGAGATCTTCCAGCTCACGCCGGACGAGCCTGTGGAGTCCAACGGCGAACACGCGCCCAACGGCGCCGGCTGA
- the hemB gene encoding porphobilinogen synthase has product MAYPQHRLRRLRQSPAWRRLVRESALRVEDLVYPLFVVPGEGRRQPVPSMPGIHRFSPGLLVEEAGTAVDAGVGAVLLFGVPDHKDALGSEAYAEGGLVPRTVRELKARYPDLLVWTDVCLCQYTDHGHCAILAADGSPDEEATLPLLARAAVSHARAGADAVAPSDMLDGRVGAIRAALDEAGHGSTPIVSYAAKYASAFYGPFRDAAHSAPSHGDRRTHQMDPANSDEALREVQADLEEGADIVMVKPAGPCLDVIRRVRDTFRAPTAAYQVSGEFSMMRAAGERGWIDERAVALESLGAIKRAGADIIVTYYAVEAARWLREDT; this is encoded by the coding sequence ATGGCCTATCCGCAGCACCGCCTCCGCCGCCTCCGGCAGTCGCCTGCCTGGCGCCGCCTGGTGCGCGAGAGCGCGCTCCGGGTGGAAGATCTCGTGTATCCGCTCTTCGTGGTGCCGGGCGAAGGACGGCGCCAGCCCGTGCCCAGCATGCCCGGCATACACCGCTTCTCCCCTGGGCTGCTCGTGGAGGAAGCCGGAACGGCCGTGGACGCGGGGGTGGGCGCCGTTCTCCTCTTCGGCGTGCCCGACCACAAGGACGCGCTGGGCTCCGAAGCCTACGCGGAGGGCGGCCTGGTGCCGCGGACGGTGCGTGAACTCAAGGCGCGCTATCCCGACCTGCTGGTTTGGACCGACGTGTGCCTCTGCCAGTACACCGACCACGGCCACTGCGCCATCCTTGCGGCGGACGGCTCTCCGGACGAGGAAGCCACCCTGCCCCTGCTCGCCCGGGCCGCTGTCTCTCACGCCCGCGCGGGAGCGGACGCGGTGGCCCCGAGCGACATGCTGGACGGGCGCGTGGGCGCGATCCGCGCGGCCCTGGACGAGGCGGGCCACGGCTCGACCCCCATCGTGTCGTACGCGGCCAAGTACGCCTCGGCCTTCTACGGCCCCTTCCGCGACGCGGCCCACTCGGCGCCTTCGCACGGCGACCGCCGCACCCACCAGATGGACCCCGCCAACAGCGACGAGGCGCTGCGCGAGGTGCAGGCCGACCTGGAGGAGGGCGCGGACATCGTAATGGTCAAGCCAGCGGGCCCCTGCCTCGACGTGATCCGGCGGGTCAGGGACACCTTCCGCGCGCCCACCGCCGCGTACCAGGTGTCCGGCGAGTTCAGCATGATGCGCGCCGCGGGCGAACGCGGCTGGATCGACGAGAGGGCGGTGGCGCTGGAGAGCCTGGGCGCGATCAAGCGGGCGGGCGCGGACATCATCGTCACCTACTACGCCGTGGAGGCCGCACGCTGGCTGCGCGAAGACACCTGA